In Aspergillus luchuensis IFO 4308 DNA, chromosome 1, nearly complete sequence, the following are encoded in one genomic region:
- the TAL1 gene encoding sedoheptulose-7-phosphate:D-glyceraldehyde-3-phosphate transaldolase TAL1 (COG:G;~EggNog:ENOG410PI4K;~InterPro:IPR004730,IPR018225,IPR013785,IPR001585;~PFAM:PF00923;~go_component: GO:0005737 - cytoplasm [Evidence IEA];~go_function: GO:0003824 - catalytic activity [Evidence IEA];~go_function: GO:0004801 - sedoheptulose-7-phosphate:D-glyceraldehyde-3-phosphate glyceronetransferase activity [Evidence IEA];~go_process: GO:0005975 - carbohydrate metabolic process [Evidence IEA];~go_process: GO:0006098 - pentose-phosphate shunt [Evidence IEA]), translated as MSSSLEQLKATGTVVVCDSGDFATIGKYKPQDATTNPSLILAASKKPEYASLIDAAVAKGKAEGKTLDEQVDATLDRLLVEFGKKILEIIPGKVSTEVDARFSFDTQASIDKALHIIKLYEENGISRDRILIKIASTWEGIKAAQVLQSQHGINCNLTLMFSTVQAIAAAEAGAYLISPFVGRILDWYKAAHKRDYTAEEDPGVKSVQNIFNYYKKHGYKTIVMGASFRNTGEITELAGCDYLTISPNLLEDLFNSTAAVPKKLDAANAAGLDIPKKTYINDEALFRFDFNEEAMAVEKLREGISKFAADAVTLKDILKQKIQA; from the exons atgtcttcttctctcgagcagctcaaggcCACCGGCACC GTCGTCGTCTGCGACTCCGGTGACTTCGCCACCATTGGCAAGTACAAGCCTCAGGATGCTaccaccaacccctccctGATCCTCGCCgcctccaagaagcccgAGTACGCCAGCCTCATCGATGCCGCCGTCGCCAAGGGTAAGGCTGAGGGCAAGACCCTCGACGAGCAGGTCGATGCCACCCTTGACCGTCTGCTGGTCGAGTTCGGcaagaagatcctcgagATCATCCCCGGCAAGGTCTCCACTGAGGTCGATGCCCGCTTCTCTTTCGACACCCAGGCCTCCATTGACAAggccctccacatcatcaag CTCTACGAGGAGAACGGCATCTCCCGCGAccgcatcctcatcaagaTCGCCTCCACCTGGGAGGGTATCAAGGCCGCTCAGGTCCTCCAGTCCCAGCACGGCATCAACTGCAACCTGACCCTCATGTTCTCCACCGTCCAGGCCATCGCTGCCGCTGAGGCTGGTGCCTACCTCATCTCTCCCTTCGTTGGCCGTATCCTCGACTGGTACAAGGCCGCTCACAAGCGTGACTACACCGCCGAGGAGGATCCCGGTGTCAAGTCCGTCCAGAACATCTTCAACTACTACAAGAAGCACGGCTACAAGACCATTGTCATGGGTGCCTCTTTCCGTAACACCGGTGAGATCACcgagctggctggctgtgaCTACCTGACCATCTCC CCCAACCTCCTCGAGGACCTCTTCAACTCCACCGCTGCCGTCCCCAAGAAGCTCGACGCCGCCAACGCCGCCGGCCTCGACATCCCCAAGAAGACCTACATCAACGACGAGGCTCTCTTCCGCTTCGACTTCAACGAGGAGGCCATGGCCGTCGAGAAGCTGCGTGAGGGTATCTCCAAGTTCGCCGCTGACGCCGTCACCCTCAAGGACAtcctgaagcagaagatccaGGCATAG
- a CDS encoding uncharacterized protein (SECRETED:SignalP(1-20)) — translation MHWLLQLLTTMDISLHITNCAEHNPLMSILISSPKLYVREHIMATSDYIITQKKVTYFAHRDLSANARAETTMAPITFPLLLLKSKNGKQEAHHDVIITDTTKRELSDRLATGNQKKQIDSMYA, via the coding sequence ATGCATTGGCTCTTGCAACTGCTAACTACAATGGATATTTCCCTTCACATTACAAATTGTGCCGAGCATAATCCATTGATGTCAATCTTGATCTCCTCGCCGAAGCTATACGTACGAGAGCACATCATGGCCACTTCggattatattataactcAGAAAAAGGTCACATATTTTGCTCATCGCGACTTATCTGCCAATGCCAGGGCCGAAACGACAATGGCTCCGATAACCTTTCCGTTACTGCTTCTTAAGAGCAAAAACGGAAAGCAAGAAGCCCACCACGACGTTATCATAACTGATACTACAAAGAGAGAATTATCAGACAGACTTGCTACTGGTAATCAAAAGAAACAAATCGATAGCATGTATGCATGA
- a CDS encoding uncharacterized protein (BUSCO:EOG09260QVP;~COG:S;~EggNog:ENOG410PIW9;~InterPro:IPR015943,IPR011678,IPR026895,IPR018391, IPR002372,IPR011047;~PFAM:PF13360,PF07774;~SECRETED:SignalP(1-19);~TransMembrane:1 (n3-14c19/20o914-934i);~go_component: GO:0072546 - ER membrane protein complex [Evidence IEA];~go_function: GO:0005515 - protein binding [Evidence IEA]): MWLQATLLLLASCVPSSLAIYRDEVNHVDYHHALLGFPTSQSTFFLKPSASSNASLLYTLSEKSLLGAVNPRDGSLVWRQNLSRSDVPAAESNPHGLLRASEGTNALVSALGDYISSWTALDGKLIWENWFEGEVLADLELLELEDASAAPSTKDTVALWSGKAGVVRRLDGDSGRTKWEHLDESGDIPLQLSSSATEVFYVALQPSSRKGYRIKVTSLDPLTGRQTRQHILSSESDLSSTNSVLFVGANTAAPMIVWADQSTKTLKVNVIGTKQVHSFDIENTSGESVSSITVHAPKKLESLPHFLVHYETESTTWAEVYHVDLKSASVTKAYELPRLQGWSVFSTSNKDANVYFTRITQSETTVVSSVSHGVLGRWVHQAPPMEQALHSVSEVVAKDKSVAVRTAAALESGDWQLIRNGQTEWTRYEALSGALAATWVQEAVQEDLAHQLEVEGHESLYGAYVHRVKRHARDLQHLPGWLKGLPKRILTSILTDEVSNLDSFGIVKSVIVATENGRVYALDAAKHGAVSWKVKAAEADSWNVKAILAHPGTATVYVDDGSSVTLDTSSGEILARTPGTAKIRSVAVAHDGTAPRTVGIKDNGTPLESIDGPGFFITLSDDGRVLGWAARDNKHPVWQFLPTSGEKIIHATARPSHDPVASIGKVLGNRSVLYKYLNPNLALITAVGESSATFYLLDAISGKILHSSTHQGVDPTKPISSVVSENWFAYSFWADAVDPSSAKGYQLVISELYESPVPNDRGPLDAASNYSSISDLPLPHVISQAFIIPEPISHMAVTQTRQGITTRQLLCTLPSSNAIIGIPRPVLDPRRPVGRDPTSTEAEEGLFKYNPFLEFDGKWYHTHSRDVAGIKSVLSAPTLLESTSLIFAFGGDIFATRATPSQAFDVLGKGFSKLQLVLTIVALTAGVIVLAPMVKRKQINMIWKST, encoded by the exons ATGTGGCTACAGGCGACGCTTCTCTTGCTCGCCTCGTGCGTTCCCTCGTCCCTGGCCATCTACCGGGACGAGGTCAACCATGTTGACTACCATCACGCGCTGCTCGGCTTTCCCACTTCCCAAtcgaccttcttcctcaaaCCGTCCGCTTCCTCCAATGCCTCCTTACTCTACACTCTTTCGGAAAAGTCGCTGCTCGGTGCTGTGAATCCTAGGGACGGCTCTCTTGTCTGGAGACAGAACCTCTCGCGATCTGATGTGCCCGCTGCTGAAAGCAATCCCCACGGTCTTCTCCGCGCCTCCGAAGGCACAAACGCTCTGGTCAGCGCGCTAGGCGATTACATTTCTTCGTGGACTGCTCTGGATGGCAAACTGATCTGGGAAAACTGGTTTGAGGGCGAAGTGCTCGCTGATCTCGAGCttttggagctggaggatgcCAGTGCGGCTCCGTCGACCAAAGACACTGTGGCGCTTTGGAGCGGAAAGGCTGGCGTTGTCCGAAGGCTGGATGGAGATTCGGGTCGGACGAAGTGGGAGCACTTGGACGAAAG CGGCGATATTCCCCTCCAATTGTCGTCATCGGCCACCGAGGTCTTCTACGTCGCTCTGCAGCCCTCCTCCCGGAAAGGATACAGAATCAAGGTTACTTCTTTGGATCCCTTGACCGGTCGCCAAACTCGACAGCATATTCTGAGCTCGGAAAGCGACTTGTCTAGCACCAACTCCGTCCTCTTCGTGGGTGCGAACACTGCCGCACCCATGATTGTTTGGGCGGATCAGTCAACCAAAACGCTCAAGGTCAACGTCATCGGTACGAAGCAGGTACACTCGTTCGATATTGAAAATACAAGTGGTGAGAGTGTCAGCTCTATCACGGTTCATGCTCCCAAGAAGCTCGAGTCGCTGCCGCATTTCCTGGTGCACTACGAGACGGAGTCTACCACTTGGGCGGAAGTTTATCACGTCGACTTGAAGTCCGCTTCGGTAACCAAGGCCTACGAACTTCCTCGCTTGCAGGGATGGTCCGTTTTCTCGACGAGCAACAAGGATGCCAACGTCTACTTCACCCGCATCACTCAGTCTGAGACCACTGTCGTTTCTTCTGTCTCTCATGGAGTATTGGGAAGATGGGTCCACCAAGCTCCCCCTATGGAGCAAGCTTTGCATTCTGTATCGGAGGTCGTTGCCAAGGATAAGAGCGTTGCTGTTCGGACGGCCGCTGCCTTGGAATCTGGCGACTGGCAATTGATTCGCAATGGCCAGACCGAATGGACTAGATATGAAGCTCTGTCGGGTGCTCTGGCCGCTACTTGGGTCCAGGAGGCCGTTCAGGAGGATCTGGCTCATCAACTGGAAGTTGAGGGTCACGAAAGCCTTTACGGGGCCTACGTGCACCGCGTTAAGCGTCACGCCAGAGACCTTCAGCATCTTCCCGGGTGGCTGAAGGGGCTGCCCAAGCGCATTTTGACCAGTATCTTGACCGATGAGGTCTCCAACCTCGATAGTTTTGGTATTGTCAAGTCTGTTATTGTGGCCACAGAGAACGGAAGAGTCTACGCCCTTGATGCCGCCAAGCACGGCGCCGTGTCTTGGAAGGTCAAGGCTGCGGAAGCGGACTCGTGGAATGTGAAGGCTATTCTGGCCCATCCTGGCACTGCTACGGTGTATGTCGATGATGGCAGCTCTGTCACTCTAGATACTTCATCTGGCGAGATTCTGGCACGCACCCCCGGCACTGCAAAGATCCGCTCGGTTGCCGTCGCCCACGATGGCACCGCTCCCCGTACCGTCGGCATTAAGGACAATGGTACACCCTTGGAGTCTATTGATGGGCCGGGTTTCTTCATAACGCTTAGCGATGATGGCCGTGTCCTCGGATGGGCTGCTCGCGATAACAAGCATCCTGTCTGGCAGTTCCTGCCCACCTCAGGCGAGAAGATCATCCACGCCACCGCGCGGCCCTCCCACGATCCCGTTGCCTCTATCGGTAAAGTTTTGGGCAACCGGTCTGTTCTCTACAAGTACCTAAACCCCAACCTCGCCCTCATCACCGCCGTGGGTGAGAGCTCTGCTACCTTCTATCTCCTTGATGCCATCTCCGGCAAGATCCTCCACTCCAGCACACACCAAGGAGTCGACCCCACAAAGCCTATTTCCTCCGTTGTCTCGGAGAACTGGTTCGCCTACTCCTTCTGGGCAGACGCTGTCGACCCTTCCAGTGCCAAGGGCTACCAGCTGGTGATCTCCGAGCTATACGAGTCTCCCGTTCCTAACGACCGTGGCCCGCTGGACGCAGCCTCCAACTACTCCAGCATCAGTGACCTCCCTCTGCCCCATGTGATCTCGCaagccttcatcatcccggAACCCATCTCTCACATGGCCGTCACTCAGACCCGCCAGGGCATCACCACTCGCCAACTCCTCTGCacccttccctcttccaaCGCCATTATCGGCATTCCCCGTCCCGTCCTTGACCCCCGCCGTCCTGTCGGCCGGGaccccacctccaccgaagccgaagaggGTCTCTTCAAGTACAACCCCTTCCTCGAGTTCGATGGCAAATGGTACCACACGCATTCCCGAGACGTTGCCGGTATCAAGAGCGTCCTTTCCGCCCCGACGCTGCTCGAAAGTACTAGTCTGATCTTCGCCTTTGGCGGAGACATCTTCGCTACGCGAGCAACCCCCAGCCAGGCATTCGATGTCCTAGGCAAGGGATTCTCCAAGTTGCAACTAGTCTTGACTATTGTGGCGTTGACGGCTGGTGTGATTGTTTTGGCTCCGATG GTCAAGAGAAAGCAGATCAACATGATCTGGAAATCTACATAA
- a CDS encoding putative transcription factor (Snd1/p100) (COG:K;~EggNog:ENOG410PHEC;~InterPro:IPR002999,IPR016685,IPR016071,IPR035437;~PFAM:PF00567,PF00565;~go_component: GO:0016442 - RISC complex [Evidence IEA];~go_process: GO:0031047 - gene silencing by RNA [Evidence IEA]), protein MPLEARVKSVLSGDTVVLSHINNPGQERILSLAYVSAPRLRREGDEPYGFHSREFLRELLVGKVVQFQILYTIPTGAKRDYGTIKLPTFDVSLPDISVQEGWTRVREEAGKRSDESEETVAYLQRLRALEEHAQTEGKGTWAGTESGRTETTYELSDPKALVDEWKDKHLEGIVERVLNGDRLIVRLLLSSEEHLQVVAAMAGVRAPAAKRVTADGKEQPAEPYGDEAFQFVESRILQRKVQVNLLGVTPQGQLIASVLHPNGNVAKFLLEAGLARCHDHHSALLGTEMAAFRRAEKVAKDARVGIFTGLVAPKGPAGGAEDYVVGRVLNADTLFIRNKAGQEKKIQLSSVRQPKPSDPKQAPFAADAKEFVRKRLIGKHVKVTINGKKPATEGYEEREVATVVQGNTNIALALVQAGYASVIRHRQDDEDRSPEYDNLMLAEAEAQAEGKGMWAAKPPKPKQYQDYSESVQKAKMEVSILQRQKRVPAIVDFVKSGSRFTVLVPRENAKLTLVLSGIRAPRSARNPGEASEPCGQEAHDLANKRCMQRDVEIDVETIDKVGGFIGTLYVNKENFTKVLLEEGLATVHAYSAEQSGHATEYFAAEQRAKEARKGLWHDWDPSKDIVEDEEEPANSNNNTDTEVAQRRKDYRDVMVTYVDPTTGRVKVQQIGTGTSALTELMSAFRSFHLNKANDTPLPGPPKAGDFVAAKFTEDNEWYRAKVRRNDRENQQAEVVYIDFGNSEVLPWSRLRPLSQPQFSVQKLRAQAADAVLSFVQFPGAEDYLQDAVSFFEDQVYNRELVANVDYVSPDGTLHVTLLDPTESKNLDHSINADIVREGLAMVPRKLKAWERAATETVSHLRSVEEEAKQERRGMWEYGDLTED, encoded by the exons ATGCCTCTGGAAGCCCGCGTGAAATCTGTCCTGTCCGGCGACACGGTGGTGCTGTCGCATATCAACAACCCAGGCCAGGAACGTATCCTCAGTCTTGCATATGTCTCCGCGCCGAGGCTACGcagagagggagatgag CCGTACGGCTTCCATTCCCGAGAGTTTCTCCGCGAGCTCCTAGTCGGAAAAGTCGTACAATTTCAAATCCTGTACACCATCCCTACCGGTGCTAAGCGCGACTACGGTACAATCAAACTCCCGACCTTCGACGTCTCCCTCCCCGACATCAGCGTCCAGGAAGGATGGACTCGCGTCCGCGAAGAGGCTGGCAAGCGCAGCGACGAGTCTGAAGAGACTGTGGCGTACCTGCAACGACTCCGTGCATTGGAGGAGCATGCCCAGACGGAGGGCAAGGGAACATGGGCAGGCACAGAGAGTGGTCGCACAGAGACCACTTATGAGCTGTCTGACCCTAAGGCGCTGGTTGACGAATGGAAGGATAAGCACTTGGAAGGTATCGTCGAGAGGGTTCTGAACGGCGACCGCCTGATCGTCCGTTTGCTCCTCTCTTCGGAGGAACACCTGCAGGTTGTCGCTGCCATGGCGGGTGTTCGTGCCCCAGCAGCCAAGCGAGTGACGGCTGACGGCAAGGAACAGCCTGCAGAGCCGTATGGAGACGAAGCATTCCAGTTCGTCGAATCGAGGATTCTGCAGCGCAAGGTCCAGGTGAATCTTCTGGGCGTCACCCCTCAGGGTCAACTGATTGCTAGTGTTCTCCACCCGAACGGCAATGTTGCCAAGTTCCTGCTGGAAGCTGGTCTGGCTCGTTGCCACGATCATCACTCCGCCCTGCTTGGTACTGAGATGGCAGCTTTCCGCCGTGCGGAGAAAGTAGCCAAGGACGCCAGAGTGGGCATCTTCACTGGTCTAGTTGCTCCCAAGGGTCCTGCTGGCGGGGCCGAGGACTACGTTGTTGGCCGCGTGCTGAACGCAGACACGCTCTTTATTCGCAACAAGGCCGgtcaggagaagaagatccagctcAGCAGTGTCAGGCAACCGAAGCCGTCTGATCCCAAGCAGGCTCCTTTTGCCGCCGATGCTAAGGAGTTTGTGCGCAAGAGACTCATTGGAAAGCACGTCAAGGTCACTATTAACGGCAAGAAGCCCGCTACGGAGGGATacgaggagagggaggttgcCACCGTTGTTCAAGGAAACACCAACATCGCTCTGGCCCTTGTCCAGGCGGGTTACGCTTCCGTCATCCGTCACCGccaggatgacgaggaccgGTCTCCTGAGTATGACAACCTCATGCTTGCTGAAGCAGAGGCCCAGGCCGAAGGCAAGGGCATGTGGGCTGCCAAGCCCCCCAAGCCCAAGCAGTACCAGGATTACTCGGAAAGCGTTCAGAAGGCCAAGATGGAAGTTTCCATTCTCCAGCGCCAGAAGCGTGTGCCGGCTATTGTCGACTTTGTCAAGTCGGGATCTCGATTCACCGTTCTGGTTCCTCGTGAGAACGCCAAGTTGACTCTTGTCTTGTCGGGTATCCGCGCTCCCCGGTCTGCCCGTAACCCCGGTGAGGCATCCGAGCCTTGCGGCCAGGAGGCTCACGATCTTGCGAACAAGCGCTGCATGCAGCGTGATGTTGAGATCGACGTGGAGACCATTGACAAGGTCGGTGGATTCATTGGTACTCTGTATGTGAACAAGGAGAACTTCACCAAGGTCCTCCTTGAGGAGGGACTTGCTACTGTTCACGCTTACTCTGCTGAGCAGTCTGGTCATGCTACTGAATACTTTGCTGCGGAGCAAAGGGCTAAGGAGGCCCGCAAGGGTCTCTGGCATGACTGGGACCCTAGCAAGGACATcgttgaagatgaggaggagcctgccaacagcaacaacaacactgACACCGAGGTTGCCCAGCGTCGCAAGGACTACCGCGATGTGATGGTCACCTATGTCGACCCTACTACTGGCCGCGTTAAGGTCCAGCAGATTGGCACAGGCACCTCTGCCTTGACGGAGTTGATGAGTGCTTTCCGTTCGTTCCACCTCAACAAGGCCAACGACACTCCGCTCCCTGGACCTCCCAAGGCGGGCGACTTCGTCGCCGCCAAGTTCACCGAGGACAACGAGTGGTACCGCGCTAAGGTCCGTCGCAATGACCGTGAAAACCAGCAGGCTGAGGTTGTTTACATTGACTTCGGTAACTCGGAGGTCCTGCCCTGGTCCCGTCTCCGGCCCTTGAGCCAGCCGCAGTTCTCCGTTCAGAAGCTTCGCGCCCAGGCGGCTGATGCGGTGCTCTCCTTTGTCCAGTTCCCTGGTGCCGAAGATTACCTGCAAGATGCAGTcagcttcttcgaagacCAAGTCTACAACCGTGAGCTTGTTGCCAACGTCGACTACGTGTCTCCAGACGGAACCCTGCACGTCACTTTGCTGGACCCTACCGAGTCCAAGAACCTGGATCACAGTATCAATGCCGACATTGTTCGTGAGGGTTTGGCCATGGTGCCCAGGAAGCTGAAGGCCTGGGAGCGGGCCGCTACTGAGACAGTGTCCCACCTCCGCAGCGTAGAAGAGGAGGCGAAGCAGGAACGACGGGGTATGTGGGAGTATGGCGACCTGACCGAGGACTAA
- a CDS encoding SEC14 family lipid-binding protein (COG:I;~EggNog:ENOG410PKSK;~InterPro:IPR011074,IPR036865,IPR036273,IPR001251;~PFAM:PF00650,PF03765) — MPFWGTKSSQPAAESDAKSTHDATDPINDPVASASQAAGTAWLAGHLHHLTDDQEKKLEEFKKMCEEKGYYKPERDGEKASHDDATMLRFLRARKFDVDGAWGQFKDTEDWRRDNAIESLYENIDVDSYDAARRMYPQWTGRRDRRGIPVYVFEIKHLNSKNMAAYNETMSSSATAETHQSSTVPQRLLRLFALYENLLNFVMPLCSKLPRPNPETPIVTSTNIVDVSGVGLKQFWNLKGHMQDASVLATAHYPETLDRIFIIGAPSFFPTVWGWIKRWFDPGTTSKIFILSAAEVKPTLTAFMDPSSIPKQYGGDLDWQWGDMPYLDDEARKVIGALETPPAEGETKPDFIKGPVLFKDDHVQVLGKVNGESRKSNIPVGATPAQSNTTSPVQVEKPTEQEQTSENEKIPLQEPAPASETETQTVTA, encoded by the exons ATGCCTTTCTGGGGAACGAAGTCCTCTCAACCTGCGGCGGAGAGCGACGCCAAATCTACGCATGATGCGACCGATCCTATCAACGATCCCGTTGCGTCGGCCTCGCAGGCGGCTGGCACGGCGTGGCTCGctggccatctccaccacctGACTGATgaccaggagaagaagctggaagagttcaagaaAATGTGTGAGGAGAAGGGTTACTACAAGCCGGAacgggatggagagaaggccagccatgatgatgcgACGATGCT GCGCTTCCTTCGCGCGCGCAAGTTCGACGTTGACGGCGCTTGGGGCCAGTTTAAGGACACCGAGGATTGGCGCCGGGATAATGCCATTGAGTCGCTTTACGAGAACATTGATGTGGACTCCTACGATGCTGCCCGGCGAATG TATCCCCAATGGACCGGTCGTCGAGACCGCCGCGGTATTCCCGTCTACGTTTTTGAGATCAAGCATCTAAACAGCAAGAACATGGCTGCATACAACGAGACCATGTCCTCTTCAGCCACGGCCGAAACGCACCAGTCCTCCACGGTCCCGCAGCGTCTTCTGCGTTTGTTTGCTCTCTACGAGAACCTCCTCAACTTCGTCATGCCTCTGTGCTCGAAGCTTCCTCGTCCTAACCCCGAAACTCCCATTGTCACCTCTACCAACATTGTGGATGTTAGTGGCGTTGGGCTCAAGCAATTCTGGAACCTGAAGGGCCACATGCAGGATGCTAGTGTTTTGGCTACTGCTCACTACCCGGAGACCTTGGACCGGATCTTT ATTATCGGtgctccttctttcttccctacAGTCTGGGGTTGGATTAAGCGCTGGTTTGACCCTGGAACCACTtcgaagatcttcatcctctccgccgccgaagtAAAGCCCACCCTGACAGCCTTCATGGACCCGTCCAGCATCCCCAAGCAGTACGGTGGTGACTTGGACTGGCAGTGGGGCGACATGCCTTATCTCGACGATGAGGCCCGCAAGGTCATCGGGGCCCTGGAAACTCCTCCCGCCGAGGGAGAGACCAAGCCCGATTTCATCAAGGGCCCAGTTCTGTTCAAGGACGACCACGTCCAAGTCCTCGGAAAGGTGAACGGCGAGAGCCGCAAATCCAACATCCCTGTTGGCGCAACTCCTGCTCAATCAAACACTACCTCCCCAGTGCAGGTCGAAAAGCCCACCGAGCAGGAGCAGACCAGCGAGAACGAGAAAATCCCCCTGCAAGAACCGGCTCCCGCATCGGAAACTGAGACGCAAACAGTGACTGCATAA
- the sod1 gene encoding superoxide dismutase SOD1 (COG:P;~EggNog:ENOG410PN4F;~InterPro:IPR036423,IPR018152,IPR024134,IPR001424;~PFAM:PF00080;~go_function: GO:0004784 - superoxide dismutase activity [Evidence IEA];~go_function: GO:0046872 - metal ion binding [Evidence IEA];~go_process: GO:0006801 - superoxide metabolic process [Evidence IEA];~go_process: GO:0055114 - oxidation-reduction process [Evidence IEA]), which produces MVKAVAVIRGDSKVSGTVTFEQANENTPTTISWNITGHDANAERGFHVHQFGDNTNGCTSAGPHFNPFGKTHGAPEDDERHVGDLGNFKTDAEGNAVGSKQDKLVKLIGAESVLGRTLVVHAGTDDLGRGGNEESKKTGNAGPRPACGVIGIAA; this is translated from the exons ATGGTCAAGGCTG TCGCTGTTATCCGTGGAGACTCCAAGGTCTCCGGCACTGTCACTTTTGAGCAGGCCAACGAGaacacccccaccaccatctcctggAACATCACTGGTCACGACGCCAACGCTGAGCGTGGCTTCCACGTCCACCAGTTCGGTGACAACACCAACGGCTGCACCTCCGCTGGTCCTCACTTCAACCCCTTCGGCAAGACCCACGGTGCTCCCGAGGACGACGAGCGTCACGTTGGTGACCTTGGCAACTTCAAGACCGATGCCGAGGGTAACGCCGTTGGCTCCAAGCAGGACAAGCTGGTGAAGCTCATCGGTGCCGAGAGCGTCCTGGGC CGGACCCTGGTCGTCCACGCTGGTACTGATGACCTCGGCCGTGGTGGCAACGAGGAGTCCAAGAAGACCGGTAACGCTGGTCCTCGTCCCGCCTGCG GTGTCATCGGCATTGCCGCTTAA